In the Mesorhizobium sp. WSM2240 genome, CCATCAGGTCGGTCAGGTAGCGCTGCGCCCAGGCTTCGACCTTGAGCACCATCGAGGTGCGCCCGACGCGGTTGACATGGGTATAGACGCACAGCGTATCGCCGATCTTCATCGGCTTGGCGAACGACATCTCCTTGACGGCGGCCGTCACCACCCGGCCCTTGGCCCGCTCGGCGGCGCGGATGCCGCAGGCCAGATCCATCTGCGCCATAACCCAGCCCCCGAAAATGTCGCCGGCCGCATTGGCGTCGGAAGGCATGGCAAGCGTGCGCAGCGTCAGTTCGCCTGTCGGCTGTCCGTCGGCATATTGGACCATGCTGCGTCTCCTCTGCTTCTCCTGCCGTAACCGCGCCCGCCTGTCGCGTCAACGACGAGCATCGCCCGGCGCGGTCGCTTTTGTCACAAGCCATGCCGGAAGCCATGTGCCCGGGTGAGTGTGTCGGCGCTACGTTGAATCACCACATGAGTCAGTTCGTGGACGGCCTCGCTCTTTTAATGCAGACTTATGATTTCATTGTCGTCGGCTCCGGTTCCGCCGGTTCGGTGGTGGCCG is a window encoding:
- a CDS encoding acyl-CoA thioesterase, producing MVQYADGQPTGELTLRTLAMPSDANAAGDIFGGWVMAQMDLACGIRAAERAKGRVVTAAVKEMSFAKPMKIGDTLCVYTHVNRVGRTSMVLKVEAWAQRYLTDLMERVTDAEFVMVALDSEGRPKPVPEEAGGE